The following is a genomic window from Miltoncostaea oceani.
ACGCCGCGGAGCTGCTCGTCAACGGCGACCAGATCTTCCCGGCGTTCCTCGAGACGATCGCCTCGGCGGAGCGCACCGTGAACCTGCTGACCTACGTCTATTGGACGGGGGACATCGCCCAGCAGGTCGCCGCCGCCGTCTGCGAGCGGGCGCGCGCCGGGGTCACGTGCCGGGTGCTGCTCGACGCGATGGGCGCCTTCAAGATGGACTCCGCGCTGATCGACGAGATGGAGGAGTGTGGCGTGCTCGTGCGCCGCTTCCGCCCGCCGAAGCCGTACGCGCTGAAGCGGATGAACAACCGCACCCACCGCAAGATCCTCGTCGTCGACGGCACCGTCGGCCTGACGGGTGGCGTCGGGATCGCGGAGGAGTGGACGGGCGACGCCCAGGACCCCGACCACTGGCGCGACACCCACGTGCGGGTCCGCGGGCCGGTGGTGCGCGGCCTGCAGGGCGCGTTCGCCGAGAACTGGCTGGAGGCGACGGGCCAGGTGCTGGCCGGCGAGGACGACCTGCCGTACCTGCCGCCGGCCGCGGACGGCGACGGCGACCACGCCGCCGGGGCGGCGATGCAGGTGATCCGCTCGAGCGCGGGTGTGGGGGACACCAACATCGAGACGCTCTACTACCTGGCGATCGCCGCGGCGCGGACCTCCATCGACCTGACCTCCGCCTACTTCGCCCCCCGCCCCGCGTTCCTCGGCGCCCTGGTCGACGCGGCCCGCCGCGGCGTGGCGGTGCGGGTGCTGGTGCCGGGGGAGCACATCGACAAGGACGTGGTGCGGCACGCGGGGCGCGCGACGTACGGGGAGCTGCTGCGCGGCGGCGTGCGGGTGTTCGAGTACGGGCCGACGATGCTCCACGCGAAGGGCCTCGTCGTCGACGGCATCTGGTCGGCGCTCGGCTCGGCGAACTTCGACAACCGCTCGTTCCAGCTCAACGACGAGGCCGTCCTCTGCACCCAGGACCGCGAGTTCGCGGGGCACCTCACCGCCGCGTTCGAGCGCGACCTGACGGTGTCGCGCGAGATCATGCTGGAGGACTGGAGCGGACGGCCGCTGCTCGAACGGGGTCGCGAGGTCGCCGCCCGCCTCCTGCGTCGCGAGCTCTAGCGCCCACCCGGGGGCGGGGTCCCGGACCGGGCCCCTCGCCTAAGCTGGACTCCGGACACATCGAGCCAGGAGCGCACGGATGAACATCGGCAAGCTGTCGGGCATGGCCAAGGACCTGATCGACAAGCGCGGTGGGATGGACGCCCTCAAGAAGGACGCCGCGGAGCTGAAGGACATCGCGACGAGCAAGGGCAGCGTCGCCGACAAGGCCAAGCGGGCCGCCGACGCCCTGAAGGACCCGGGCGGTCCCGGCGCCGACGCCGGCACCCCGCCCACGGGCACGCCGCGGGCCGACGAGAAGCCCGCGCCGCCCGCCTCCTGACCCCCGTCGCGTCCCCCGGCGCCCGCCGGGGGGCCGGACCGGTCTCAGCCCCGCAGGTCCGCGGCCGGCAGGTCGTCGGGCAGGGGGATCTCCTGGGGCGCCCCGCCGACGGCGTCGTCCCAGTCGGCGAAGGCGCGGCCGTCGCGGCCCTGGTGCTCGCCGGACCCGCCGAGCGCGACGATGCTGCAGACACCGGGGCCCAGGTTGACGAGGCGCCGCCGCACCTCGGGCGCGACGCGCATCAGTTCGCCCTCGGCGAGGTCCCGTGCGCCGTCCTCGGTCTCGACGGTCAGCGTGCCCCGCAGCACCAGGTAGACCTCCTCCTGGTGCGCGTGGGAGTGGATGCGTCCGCGCTCGCCGGGGCGCAGCAGCATGTGGTTGATCCCGAAGCTCGAGACCCCGAGCGCGCGACGCAGCGAGACGAAGCGATCGGGGGCGTCGTGGTCGAGTCGGGTGACGGCGGTTCCGGTCTCCATGGCGGCCAGGATACCCCGGTTGACACCCGCCGGGCGCCCCTCTAGCGTCACCGCGCCGTGGGGGCTTCCATCGGACGGGTCGAGACCGAGAGCGCCGTCCTGTTCGGTCCGGACGGTCCCCTGCTGCTCGATTCCGGGGCGCTGCTCGCCCCCGTCGAGGTGGCCTACGAGACCTACGGCACGCTCGACGCCGACCGCTCGAACGCGGTGGTCATCTGCCACGCCCTCACCGGCGACGCCCACGCCGCCGGGTACCATGACGGCGCCGACCGCCCCGGGTGGTGGGACACCATCATCGGCCCCGGCCGCCCGCTCGACACCGACCGCTTCTTCGTCGTCTGCTCCAACCTGCTCGGCGGGTGCCGGGGCACGACGGGGCCGTCGTCGATCGATCCCGCGACGGGCGTCCCCTACGGGCTGCGGTTCCCTCTGTTCACGGTCAGCGACCTCGTGAAGGTGCACCGCGCCCTGATGGCGCACCTCGGCATCACCCGCCCCCTCGCCGCGGTCGGCGGGTCGCTCGGCGGGATGCAGGTGCTGCAGTGGGCGCTGGACGCCCCCGGCGAGCTCGGCGCCGCCGTGGTCGTCTGCGCGAGCAGCCGCCTCTCCGCCCAGAACATCGCCTTCTCGGCCGTGGCGCGGGAGGCGATCATGGGCGACCCCGACTTCCGGGGCGGCGACTACGCCCAGGCCGGGGTGCGACCCGACCGGGGCCTGTCGACGGCGCGGATGCTGGCGCACATCACGTACCTCTCCGAGGAGTCGATGCGCGACAAGTTCGGCCGGCGGCTGCAGGACCGCGACACGCCGCGGTTCGGCTTCGACGTCGACTTCCAGGTGGAGAGCTACCTCCGCCACCAGGGGGAGTCGTTCCTGCGGCGCTTCGACGCGAACAGCTACCTGTACCTGACGCGGGTGATGGACTACTTCGACGCGTTCGCCGACCCGGTGGCGGTGGCGCGCGCCCTGGACGGGACGTCCACGCGGTTCCTGGTGGTCTCGTTCGACAGCGACTGGCGATTCGACACCGCCCACTCGCGGGAGATCGTGCGGACGCTCGCCGCCCACGGCGCCCCCGTCACGTTCCGGGAGGTGTCGTCGCCGTACGGCCACGACTCGTTCCTGCTCGACATCCCCGACTACCACCGGACCGTCGGCGCGTTCCTGGAGCGCGCGCGGCGATCCGCGGCGGCCGCGGCATGAGGCCCGACCTGCGGGTCGTCGCCGGGATGATCCCGGAGGGGTCGCGGGTGCTCGACCTCGGCTGCGGGGCCGGGGACCTCCTGGTGGAGCTGATCGCGAACCGCGGATGCCGGGGCCAGGGCGTCGAGGTGTCGACGGAGGCGTTCCACGCATGCGTCGCGCGGGGCATACCCGTGGTGCAGGCCGACATCGACGAGGGCCTGCCCGACTTCGAGGACGGCGCGTTCGACGTGGTGGTGCTCTCCCAGACGCTCCAGGCGACGCGGCGGCCGGTGCCGGTCCTCCGGGAGATGATGCGCGTCGGACGCGTCGGCATCGTCTCGTTCCCGAACTTCGGCCACTGGCGGGTGCGGTTCGACCTGGGGGTGCGGGGGCGGATGCCCGTCAGCGCGACGCTGCCGTACCGGTGGAGCGAGACGCCGAACATCCACCTGTGCACGATCCGCGACTTCGAGGAGCTCGCCGCGACCGAGGGCCTGCGGGTCGCGGAGCGGGCGCTGCTCGCACCCGACGGGCGCGCCGCCGCCGCCCGCGTCGCCCGCCGACCGAACCTGCTCGCCGCCGGGGCCGCGTACCTCCTGACGCGCGACTGATCCGTGGACTCCGTCCGCAGCTTCATCGACGCGGTCGAGGCGTTCGCGGAGCGCGTCGCGGCGGTGCACTGGGGGTGGCTGGCCCTCGCCGTGGGGTTGAGCCTCACGAACCTGGCGCTGCGGTCGCGGGGCTGGCAGCAGATCCTGCGCGCCGCCCTCCCGGGCGCGCCGATCCGCTACCGCACGGCGTTCGGCGCGTACTGCGCGGGCGTCGGCGTGAACGCGATCGTGCCCGCCCGCGTCGGCGACCTGACGAAGATGTTCCTGGTGCGCCGCGCCGTGCCGGGCGCCCGCTACCCGACCCTGGTGGGCACCCTCGTCACGGAGACGGTGTTCGACTTCTTCGTCGCCGGCGGGCTGCTGATCTGGGCGCTCTCCGCCGGCGTGCTCCCCGGCGTCCGCCTGCCGGAGCTGCCGGCGTTCGACCTGTCGCTGGCGTTGCGCCACCCGTGGCTGACGGCCGTCGTCGTGGCGGTCGCCCTGGTCCTGTCGGTGATGCTGGCGCGCCGCGTCCGACGGTTCTGGGAGCAGTTCGGGCAGGGCCTCGCGATCCTGCGGAGCCCCCGCCGCTACCTCGTCTCGGTGGTGCCGTACCAGGCGGTCGGCTGGGTGTGCCGCGTCGGCGCCGCCGCCGCGTTCCTGTCGGCGTTCAACGTGCCGGCGAGCCTGGAGGCGGCGTTGACGGTGCAGGTGGCGGGGAGCGTGGCGAGCCTCTTCCCGGCGACGCCCGGCGGTCTCGGCCCGAAGCAGGCGCTGCTCGTGGTGATGCTCGCCGGCACGACGGGGCGCACCGACGTCCTCGCGTTCAGCGTCGGGATGGAGCTCACCCTCGTCGTGATGAACGCGATCCTCGGCGCGACGTGCCTGGCCCTGATGCTCCGCAACCTGCGCTTCCGCGACGCCATCTCGCGGGCCCGTGCCGACCGGGGCGACCCCGCCCCGAGCTGACGGGGCTCAGACCGGGACGGCGTCCTCGCCGGTGATGCCGAGGGCGCGGGCGACGTCGCCGGCGGTGAGGAGGCCGACGAGCCGCTCCCCGTCGAGGACGAGGGCGCGCTGCAGGGGCGTCCGCTGCAGCGCGGCGACGGCGGCGGGGAGCTCGTCGTCGGGGCCGACGGCGGGGACGGCGGCGAGGGGCTCCATGTGGTCGGCGACCCGCTCGCCGGCCCAGTGGCGGCGGGCGACGCCCTCGAGGGCGGCGGCGCGGAAGAGGCCGACGGCGACGCCGTCCCGGACGACGGGGTAGGCGGTGTGCCGGGAGCGCCACAGGACCTCGTCGGAGACCTCCCCGAGCGTCTGGGCGGGGGAGAGCGTGACGGGGTCGGTGACCATCATCTCCCGCACCACGAACGCGCGCAGCCCGGTGCGGGGGGCGCTGACGTAGCGGGCCTCCGCGGAGGCGGCCTGCAGCAGGAACCACCCGATGAACGCGAGCCAGATGCCGCTGATGCCGCCCTCCATGACGGTGAGGGCGAGGCCGGCGACGATCATGAGGATCGCGAGCACCCGGCCGGCGCCGGCCGCCCAGCGGGTCGCGCTCTGGAGGTCCCCCTTCCACTGCCAGAGCGCCGCGCGCAGCATGCGGCCGCCGTCGAGGGGGAGGGCGGGCAGGAGGTTGAAGATCAGGAGCGCCATGTTCGTGAAGCCGAGCCACGCGCAGACGGCGTCGGCGGGTTCGGGCAGCCCCGCCATCGCCCCGCCGATGAACGCGCCGGCGAGCAGCAGCGACACGATGGGGCCGGCGACGGCGATGCGGAACTCGGCGCCGGCGGTGGGGAACATGCCGCGGAACCGGGCGACGCCGCCGAACAGCCAGAGGGTGATGCCGTCGATCTCCATCCCGTCGCGGCGGGCCTGGAGGGCGTGGCCGAGCTCGTGGAGGAGGATCGACGCGAAGAACCCGAGCGACGAGATGACCGCCATCGTGAAGTAGGCGTTGTCGCCGAGGCCGGGGTTGGTGGACGGGAACACCCCGCTCGCGAGCGTCCACATGAGGAGCGCGAGCAGCGCCAGGACGCTCCAGTTGATGCCGATCTCGATCCCCGCGATGCGGCCGAGGGTGTAGCTGTTCCTCATCGGGGCGGGGTCCGGCGCGCGGGGGTCATGGACGAAGTGTAGGACCGCCGGGGGAAACTGGCCGCGCGGGGGGTCGACGGCCCCGCGACGGGACGGGGCGCGGCGCGGCCGGTGCTCGCACACTCACCACACGGGAACGGAGTCCGGAGGGACCATGGCGCGGCGCACCGATGCGGTGAGGACGTTGACGGCGGCGATCGCCGGCGGGCTGGTGACGGGCCTGGTGCTCGCCGCCGCGGGCGTCCTCCTGGGGATCGGCCCGGCCACCGCGGGCGGCGCCCGGGGCGACGAGGTCCGCGCGGTGTACCGGTCGGCGTCGCCGGCGGTGGT
Proteins encoded in this region:
- a CDS encoding phospholipase D-like domain-containing protein — its product is MNRRWPAGILATAALWYASDSLRHRREGGRGYELEDSPEVGSEGFLRAAEALTQAPITRGNAAELLVNGDQIFPAFLETIASAERTVNLLTYVYWTGDIAQQVAAAVCERARAGVTCRVLLDAMGAFKMDSALIDEMEECGVLVRRFRPPKPYALKRMNNRTHRKILVVDGTVGLTGGVGIAEEWTGDAQDPDHWRDTHVRVRGPVVRGLQGAFAENWLEATGQVLAGEDDLPYLPPAADGDGDHAAGAAMQVIRSSAGVGDTNIETLYYLAIAAARTSIDLTSAYFAPRPAFLGALVDAARRGVAVRVLVPGEHIDKDVVRHAGRATYGELLRGGVRVFEYGPTMLHAKGLVVDGIWSALGSANFDNRSFQLNDEAVLCTQDREFAGHLTAAFERDLTVSREIMLEDWSGRPLLERGREVAARLLRREL
- a CDS encoding cupin domain-containing protein, which encodes METGTAVTRLDHDAPDRFVSLRRALGVSSFGINHMLLRPGERGRIHSHAHQEEVYLVLRGTLTVETEDGARDLAEGELMRVAPEVRRRLVNLGPGVCSIVALGGSGEHQGRDGRAFADWDDAVGGAPQEIPLPDDLPAADLRG
- the metX gene encoding homoserine O-acetyltransferase MetX, with translation MGASIGRVETESAVLFGPDGPLLLDSGALLAPVEVAYETYGTLDADRSNAVVICHALTGDAHAAGYHDGADRPGWWDTIIGPGRPLDTDRFFVVCSNLLGGCRGTTGPSSIDPATGVPYGLRFPLFTVSDLVKVHRALMAHLGITRPLAAVGGSLGGMQVLQWALDAPGELGAAVVVCASSRLSAQNIAFSAVAREAIMGDPDFRGGDYAQAGVRPDRGLSTARMLAHITYLSEESMRDKFGRRLQDRDTPRFGFDVDFQVESYLRHQGESFLRRFDANSYLYLTRVMDYFDAFADPVAVARALDGTSTRFLVVSFDSDWRFDTAHSREIVRTLAAHGAPVTFREVSSPYGHDSFLLDIPDYHRTVGAFLERARRSAAAAA
- the metW gene encoding methionine biosynthesis protein MetW, yielding MRPDLRVVAGMIPEGSRVLDLGCGAGDLLVELIANRGCRGQGVEVSTEAFHACVARGIPVVQADIDEGLPDFEDGAFDVVVLSQTLQATRRPVPVLREMMRVGRVGIVSFPNFGHWRVRFDLGVRGRMPVSATLPYRWSETPNIHLCTIRDFEELAATEGLRVAERALLAPDGRAAAARVARRPNLLAAGAAYLLTRD
- a CDS encoding lysylphosphatidylglycerol synthase transmembrane domain-containing protein translates to MDSVRSFIDAVEAFAERVAAVHWGWLALAVGLSLTNLALRSRGWQQILRAALPGAPIRYRTAFGAYCAGVGVNAIVPARVGDLTKMFLVRRAVPGARYPTLVGTLVTETVFDFFVAGGLLIWALSAGVLPGVRLPELPAFDLSLALRHPWLTAVVVAVALVLSVMLARRVRRFWEQFGQGLAILRSPRRYLVSVVPYQAVGWVCRVGAAAAFLSAFNVPASLEAALTVQVAGSVASLFPATPGGLGPKQALLVVMLAGTTGRTDVLAFSVGMELTLVVMNAILGATCLALMLRNLRFRDAISRARADRGDPAPS
- a CDS encoding site-2 protease family protein, whose amino-acid sequence is MRNSYTLGRIAGIEIGINWSVLALLALLMWTLASGVFPSTNPGLGDNAYFTMAVISSLGFFASILLHELGHALQARRDGMEIDGITLWLFGGVARFRGMFPTAGAEFRIAVAGPIVSLLLAGAFIGGAMAGLPEPADAVCAWLGFTNMALLIFNLLPALPLDGGRMLRAALWQWKGDLQSATRWAAGAGRVLAILMIVAGLALTVMEGGISGIWLAFIGWFLLQAASAEARYVSAPRTGLRAFVVREMMVTDPVTLSPAQTLGEVSDEVLWRSRHTAYPVVRDGVAVGLFRAAALEGVARRHWAGERVADHMEPLAAVPAVGPDDELPAAVAALQRTPLQRALVLDGERLVGLLTAGDVARALGITGEDAVPV